A portion of the Sphingobacterium spiritivorum genome contains these proteins:
- the dcd gene encoding dCTP deaminase, with amino-acid sequence MILSDKRILEEIDAGTIVIEPFDRSCLGTNSYDVHLGKYLATYKDRVLDAKQHNQITHFEIPAEGYVLEPNTLYLGVTLEYTETHKHVPFLEGKSSTGRLGIDIHATAGKGDVGFCNTWTLEISVAQPVRVYPGMPIGQLIYFAVEGDIETLYNTKGNAKYNSKTVRPVESMMWKNSF; translated from the coding sequence ATGATTTTATCGGACAAAAGAATACTGGAAGAAATTGATGCCGGAACAATCGTCATCGAACCATTTGACCGCAGTTGCTTAGGAACTAATTCTTACGATGTGCATCTGGGCAAATATCTGGCAACATATAAGGATCGCGTGCTGGACGCAAAACAACATAACCAGATCACACACTTTGAGATCCCGGCTGAAGGGTATGTGTTAGAGCCTAATACATTGTATTTGGGTGTGACACTGGAATATACGGAAACACATAAGCATGTCCCTTTTTTAGAAGGAAAATCCAGTACAGGACGACTGGGAATTGATATCCATGCGACAGCAGGAAAGGGCGATGTAGGTTTTTGCAATACATGGACGCTTGAGATTTCTGTAGCACAGCCCGTTCGCGTGTATCCGGGTATGCCTATCGGACAGTTGATTTATTTTGCTGTTGAAGGGGACATCGAGACCTTGTATAATACGAAGGGAAATGCCAAATACAATAGTAAAACGGTGCGCCCTGTAGAGAGTATGATGTGGAAAAACTCTTTTTAG
- a CDS encoding 4'-phosphopantetheinyl transferase family protein, with protein MALAYLRELDEHTKLAIWKIEESAEELLAKLQLDTREKALLDSFGKGKRSLHWMTTRVLLRYLLQTDQYIDCPSDENGKPYLTNFPYKISLTHSYDYAAVLISSKGEVGIDLEIVKDKVIRIKHKFLKPEELAFIQGEQSIEQLYACWCAKEAIYKLQGNKGVSFLNNMTILPFEYQAQGILKLQLEINQIRTTYNVYYEKFGEYMLGYAIE; from the coding sequence ATGGCTTTAGCATACCTCCGAGAATTAGATGAACATACTAAACTTGCTATCTGGAAGATAGAAGAATCTGCTGAAGAACTGTTGGCAAAACTTCAACTGGATACGCGTGAGAAAGCGCTTCTGGATTCTTTTGGAAAAGGCAAACGAAGCCTTCACTGGATGACAACCCGTGTTCTATTACGTTATCTCCTGCAAACTGATCAGTATATTGATTGTCCTTCAGATGAAAACGGTAAGCCTTATCTGACAAATTTTCCCTACAAAATATCGCTTACACATTCCTATGATTACGCAGCTGTGTTGATAAGTTCTAAAGGAGAAGTAGGAATTGATCTGGAAATTGTAAAAGATAAAGTCATCAGAATCAAACATAAGTTTCTGAAACCGGAAGAACTTGCTTTTATACAAGGCGAACAAAGTATAGAACAGCTTTATGCCTGCTGGTGCGCAAAGGAAGCCATATATAAATTACAGGGCAATAAAGGGGTCTCCTTCCTGAATAATATGACCATACTGCCTTTTGAATATCAGGCACAGGGAATTCTTAAACTTCAACTAGAAATCAACCAGATCCGCACGACATATAACGTGTATTATGAAAAATTCGGCGAATATATGCTTGGATATGCTATTGAATAA
- a CDS encoding enoyl-CoA hydratase/isomerase family protein, with protein sequence MNALENLLVKKQNHVCYVTFNREQQLNALNTKTFEELSTVLDDIAQDQDIWGVIVTGAGSKAFIAGADIKEFQSLNEEEGRLLAASGHKVMDRIYNFDKPVIAAINGFALGGGLELALACHMRVAAVSAKLGLPEASLGLIPGYGGTQRLTDLVGRGKAMEMILSGNMITSEEALSWGVVNHVTETENLLSKAEEILTNIFSRSKTSVKAAIRAINASISKEENGYKIEISEFGKCFGQPDFIEGVSAFVEKRKPNF encoded by the coding sequence ATGAATGCACTTGAAAATCTTTTAGTAAAAAAACAAAACCATGTTTGTTATGTTACTTTCAATCGCGAGCAGCAGTTGAATGCACTTAATACAAAAACATTTGAGGAGTTGAGTACGGTATTGGATGACATTGCTCAAGATCAGGATATCTGGGGTGTGATTGTCACAGGAGCAGGATCAAAGGCATTTATTGCAGGCGCAGATATTAAAGAATTTCAGTCGTTAAATGAAGAAGAAGGCCGGCTACTAGCTGCTTCAGGGCACAAGGTGATGGATCGGATTTATAATTTTGACAAACCAGTCATAGCTGCCATTAACGGCTTTGCATTAGGTGGAGGTCTGGAACTGGCATTGGCCTGTCATATGCGTGTTGCAGCTGTATCAGCCAAATTGGGTCTCCCGGAAGCTTCCTTAGGATTAATACCCGGATATGGAGGGACACAGCGTTTGACAGATCTTGTAGGGCGAGGGAAAGCTATGGAAATGATACTGTCCGGCAATATGATTACTTCGGAAGAGGCTTTATCATGGGGTGTGGTCAATCACGTTACGGAGACAGAGAATCTTCTTTCTAAAGCAGAAGAGATATTGACAAATATTTTTTCAAGGTCCAAAACATCTGTTAAAGCTGCTATCAGAGCTATTAATGCCAGTATTTCAAAAGAGGAGAACGGTTATAAAATAGAAATATCTGAATTTGGAAAATGCTTTGGGCAGCCTGATTTTATTGAAGGGGTATCTGCTTTTGTAGAGAAACGCAAACCAAATTTTTAG